A genomic segment from Lignipirellula cremea encodes:
- a CDS encoding DUF2817 domain-containing protein — protein MPSSDAFSSDYLTARSRFREAAKVLGWSIESIPLGGAGPNGETLTLDAACSPRTSSGPVLILSSGLHGIEGFFGSAVQVALLEHWADFGPPPVGCLLLHALNPYGFAWRRRFDENNVDPNRNFLLAGQPYEGAPPGYSRLDPLLNPQRPPSRWEPFLCQALWAIVRQGMPALRQTIAGGQFAFPQGLFYGGGEPTALHGLLREHLSRWLRDATRVMHLDFHTGLGRRDAWKLLVDYPLDDADRRCLTDVFGADAFSESAASGIAYEARGGLGAWCVAQGLAPEYRYLCAEFGTYGPLAVLAGLRAENQAHHFGQPGSASTERVKRRLAELFCPADPAWRARVLEQSQLLVDQAIAGLQ, from the coding sequence GCTTTCGCGAAGCCGCAAAAGTACTCGGCTGGAGCATCGAGTCGATTCCCCTGGGCGGCGCGGGACCAAACGGGGAAACGCTCACACTCGATGCTGCCTGTTCGCCGCGAACATCGTCGGGGCCGGTGCTGATCCTGTCGTCCGGATTGCACGGGATTGAAGGATTCTTCGGGTCCGCCGTGCAGGTCGCCCTGCTGGAACACTGGGCGGATTTCGGCCCTCCGCCGGTCGGCTGCCTGCTCTTGCATGCCCTGAATCCGTACGGTTTTGCCTGGCGCCGGCGCTTTGATGAGAACAACGTCGACCCCAATCGCAACTTTCTGCTCGCCGGCCAGCCGTACGAAGGCGCCCCGCCCGGATATAGTCGCCTGGACCCGTTGTTGAATCCGCAGCGACCGCCGTCGCGGTGGGAGCCGTTCTTGTGCCAGGCGCTCTGGGCGATCGTCCGTCAGGGAATGCCGGCCCTTCGACAGACGATAGCCGGCGGACAGTTTGCCTTTCCCCAGGGGCTATTCTACGGCGGGGGCGAGCCGACCGCTTTGCATGGTCTGCTGCGGGAGCATCTGTCGCGCTGGCTGCGGGATGCGACTCGGGTGATGCATCTTGATTTCCATACCGGCCTGGGGCGTCGGGACGCCTGGAAGCTGCTGGTCGATTATCCCCTGGACGACGCTGACCGGCGATGTCTGACCGACGTGTTTGGGGCGGACGCGTTTTCGGAATCGGCCGCTTCGGGGATCGCTTACGAAGCCCGCGGCGGTCTGGGAGCGTGGTGCGTCGCCCAGGGGCTGGCGCCCGAATACCGGTATCTTTGTGCGGAATTCGGCACGTACGGCCCGCTGGCGGTGCTGGCCGGTTTGCGTGCGGAGAACCAGGCACACCACTTTGGTCAGCCGGGATCCGCGTCGACCGAGCGCGTGAAGCGGCGTCTGGCGGAGTTGTTCTGCCCTGCCGACCCTGCCTGGCGTGCGCGCGTGCTGGAGCAGAGCCAGTTGCTGGTCGACCAGGC